A window from Setaria italica strain Yugu1 chromosome VIII, Setaria_italica_v2.0, whole genome shotgun sequence encodes these proteins:
- the LOC101762122 gene encoding ervatamin-B yields the protein MTSSFSNKLMTMIPLLILAVISMANCVSYGHATREVSTAGSKSGDAAMMARYKMWMVEYGRTYEDDAEKAHRFQVFKANAKFIDRSNAEGKKYVLGTNKFADLTAEEFAAMYTGFKPAPSKKLAGFKYENFTLSDHDEQVDWRQRGAVTGVKNQGQCGCCWAFSAVCAVEGMNQIATGNLVSLSEQQLLDCAVYGGNQGCNGGFMDSAFQYIIDNGGITTEDAYQYSAAEGTCQSVQPVVTINGYQDVPSGDEGALASAVTNQPVSVGIDGTSSPFQFYQSGMMTGDGCGAEMNHAVTAVGYGTDENGDQYWILKNSWGTGWGQDGYMMLQRGTGACGISTMSSYPIA from the exons ATGACGTCAAGCTTTAGCAACAAGCTTATGACTATGATACCCCTATTGATCCTCGCCGTCATATCGATGGCAAATTGTGTTTCCTACGGGCATGCCACCCGGGAGGTATCCACCGCCGGCAGCAAGTCTGGAGACGCTGCAATGATGGCGAGGTACAAGATGTGGATGGTGGAGTATGGCCGCACATACGAGGACGACGCCGAGAAAGCGCACCGGTTCCAGGTATTCAAGGCGAACGCTAAGTTTATTGACAGGTCCAACGCCGAAGGCAAGAAGTATGTCCTGGGGACCAACAAGTTCGCCGACTTGACCGCCGAGGAGTTTGCCGCCATGTACACCGGCTTCAAGCCGGCGCCGTCCAAGAAGTTGGCTGGTTTTAAGTACGAGAATTTTACACTATCCGACCACGATGAGCAGGTTGATTGGAGGCAGCGGGGCGCAGTGACTGGTGTGAAGAaccaaggccaatgtg GCTGTTGTTGGGCATTCTCTGCGGTGTGTGCTGTCGAGGGAATGAACCAGATAGCGACAGGAAACCTAGTCTCCCTGTCGGAACAGCAGCTGCTAGACTGCGCCGTGTATGGCGGGAACCAGGGTTGCAACGGTGGCTTCATGGACAGCGCCTTCCAGTACATCATTGACAATGGCGGTATCACCACCGAGGACGCGTACCAGTACTCTGCTGCCGAGGGAACGTGCCAATCCGTCCAGCCAGTCGTCACGATCAACGGCTACCAGGACGTGCCCAGCGGTGACGAGGGTGCGCTTGCTTCGGCAGTCACAAACCAGCCGGTGTCCGTGGGCATCGACGGGACATCGTCCCCTTTCCAGTTCTATCAGAGTGGCATGATGACTGGGGATGGCTGTGGCGCAGAGATGAACCATGCAGTGACGGCGGTAGGGTACGGCACGGACGAGAATGGAGACCAGTATTGGATTCTCAAGAACTCGTGGGGGACCGGCTGGGGTCAGGATGGGTACATGATGCTCCAGAGAGGCACCGGCGCCTGTGGTATCTCCACCATGTCCTCCTACCCAATTGCATGA